AGTACCAGGTACCCTATCATCCTGTTCAACCTCAGCATCCTCTTCAGGTGGACTGTGATTCTGATCATCACAATCATTATTCAGTTGTTGATCTGCATCAGTTTCAGCACCTTCAATCTTCTTGGATGTTAGCATTTTGagtatatcatcatcatcatttgatccatcattcttcaagcttccattttcatcaaaaacaacatgaatgctttcttcaatgcattgtgttcgtttgttgaatattctgtAGGCTTTGctggatgaagaatatccaacaaatactccttcatcacttctgGGATAAAATTTTCCCAGATCATCCTTCCCATTATTCAGCACAAAAAATCTGCATCCAAAAGCTCCAACATAGTTTAGCATTGGCTTCCTGTTGTTGAGCAGTTTGTATGGAGTCTTGTTCAACACAGCTCTTATTAGACACCTGTTGGTAACATGACATGTTGTGTTAAAAGATTCAGCCCAGaaactttgaggaagatttgattcaataatcatagttctggcaatgttcaccaaggttttgttctttctctccaccactccattttgttgaggagttcttggagTAGAGAAGTTGTGGCTTGTACCATTTTCCATACAGAATCTATCCAATGTTGAGTTTTCAAACTCTGTCCCATGATCAGATCTAATGCTTCAAAcaacttgattcaatttggtttgaatcattttgaagaacACCACCAGCTCATCAGTTGTATCTGCCTTTGATCTCAAAAATCTCATCCAGGTGTATCTTGAATAATCATGAACAATCACCAAGATGTACTTCTTGCCATTTCTGCTTTGAACCTTCAAGGGTCCACAAAGGTCCATGTGAAGCAGCTCTAAGGTTCTTGATGATGTTACCTGATTCTTGGGCTTGAATGATGATCTGATTTGCTTTCCTTTAACACAagcttcacatattttattttcagcaaacttcaTTTTTGGCAACCCTCGGACTAGGTCCTTTGAAATCAACTTATTCAATAAAGATGAACTCACATGTCCCAGCCTACGATGCCAGAGATcagcattttcattttgagaaCTGAGACATGTTAAGTCATCTCCAAGAGAGATTTCCAAGTTtgccacatacatatttttacttttgtgtGCAGTGAGAATTACCTAGTTTGTAGTTAAACTCACCACAGTGCATTTTTCAGAAGTAAATTTGACCTCATTTCCTTTGTCACAGATTTGTGACACATTTAGCAAGCTGTACTTCAACCCATCCACatggtaaacattgtcaattgaatcttcaagagatcttcctactttgccaactcccaaaatgtaccccttcttGCCATCACCAAATGAGACACCTCCTCCTTGGAGGGTCTTGAGTGAAAGGAAATTCTTTACatcaccagtcatatgtttagagcagccactatccatataccaacattgactgctgctcctctcactcacctgcaccaaaaatcacttgttaagcttgggaacccatttcgCTTGAGTTCCCAGTAGGCAGACAAAGGAGTGATCAGATTGTTCTTGGTCCAATATGGTAGACTTTGAATCTTTCTAACAAAAGACCTAGGAGCAGGAacagattttttctttgaaaatctgtgAGTTGAGACAGGCTCTGTAGGACCTGGTCTCTCATTTGGTGTATTTTGTCTTTCAGCATAATTAGAGTATCTTTCACATGAGTTTCTCCAGCTAACACACTCATTCTTCAAATGTCCATTCTTACCACAATGCAGACACAAGAGATTGTcagacacaaacacatacttactgtgaggattataaggaggacttatgttcagacttcctagtcctttcttattaaaattactctgatttgtcaCATTTGACAGCAACTTTGAGGATTTGGTCCACTTAAGGGATTTTTCAAGTTCCTCCTTAAGTTTCACAATATCCTTTTCTAATTTGTTATTCTTTTCAAGTGACAACCTGAGATTTGTCTCAGAgttcttcaatttttcatgaatttcagCTTGCAAACTATTTGGCTTTCCATTCagcttttcagcttcttcagtaaACTGACACAACTGATTCTTAAGTTCAGAGTTATTTAACTCTAGAGACACCATTCTTGACATTGTGTCTTCAAATTGACctttgttttcagttaaaatttcaaattcaacaaTCATGGTATCTCTTTCAGATCTTAACTCTATCACAGAATCTAACATGACTTTTGCCAaggttctcaattttttaagagaatatttatccaagtcatttttcatGTCAAAAAGAGTTACCTgattgtcttcttcttcattttctgtgtGTGCCATGAGAGCAAATATTTCATTGAAGACAGTTTCCTCCTCATGCACAGCAACCATCGACACATTTTTTGGCTCATCAGGATCTTCTGAGTCACTAGAAGAATCCccccatgcagcaagagccCTTTTGACAACCATATCAGCAGCAGCTTTACGATCTCTGTTACcaggtaccaggtcccttctgTTTTCTTTGTCACCCCTGTGTTTTTGATGTTccttgttttcattcttgagTAAAGGACACTCTCTGATGAAGTACCCAGattttccacacttgtagcaaGTATCACCTTGAGCAGCATTTCGAGTcccatttgttcctcttttatacattttgttttttcttacaatcttttgaaatctactgatgagatatgccatatcatcatcatcacttgaatcttcatctgatttacacttcaacatcaatgacttgtccttcttggcttccctttttgacaaatcattgtttcgattcatctcatgtgtTTTAAGATTTCCAATCAAGGCATCCATGGTCAGCACCTTCAAGTCCTTAGCTTCTGTAATGGCATCAACTTTGCTCTCCCAAGACTTTGGAAGAATTCGAAGAACTTTCCTGACttgtttggtcatgcttaaAGGTTCACCCAAACTTCGCAGCTCATTTGTAATGGAAGACaactttgtgaacatatcatgTATAGTTTCTgcttccttcattttgaagttctcaTATCGTGAGGTGAGCATGTCAATCTTggattctttgacttgttcagttccttcatgtGCAGTCAACAAGCAATCCCAGATTTCTTTAGCAGACTCACAGCCTGACACTCTGTTgtactcatcaggtcctatcccaCAGACCAGAAGAGTGTTAGCTTTGAAACCCTTTTCGATCTTTTTCCTGTCAGCATCATCATATTTCTGCCTGGGCTTTGGAACAGTGATGGTCTTTTCTCCATCCTTTACTTCCATCATTGGAACAAAGTGTCCATCTAGTATAATATCCCATAACTCGCTATCTTCAGCCATGAGATAATCgtgcattctaactttccaccaactgtagaaatgtccattgaaacgaggaggtCTGTGTGATGACTGACCTTCTTCGAGGTTAAGTGGAGCTGCCATTCTAGAACAAAATCActtccttggtgttaaccaaataggtagtgcctgctctgataccacttgatagaatgTGTGCCTTCACTTACtaagtaatggaccaggtcccttactttaCTTCTAAGAATTACAAGAAAGTTAAAtacagtaaaatcaacacaatgattttacgtggaaacctccttgcttaagggagtaaaaccacgacttGTCTCACAGggttttcaatcgttttcactaatcttcaaa
The DNA window shown above is from Solanum lycopersicum chromosome 11, SLM_r2.1 and carries:
- the LOC138339240 gene encoding uncharacterized protein, which produces MAAPLNLEEGQSSHRPPRFNGHFYSWWKVRMHDYLMAEDSELWDIILDGHFVPMMEVKDGEKTITVPKPRQKYDDADRKKIEKGFKANTLLVCGIGPDEYNRVSGCESAKEIWDCLLTAHEGTEQVKESKIDMLTSRYENFKMKEAETIHDMFTKLSSITNELRSLGEPLSMTKQVRKVLRILPKSWESKVDAITEAKDLKVLTMDALIGNLKTHEMNRNNDLSKREAKKDKGTNGTRNAAQGDTCYKCGKSGYFIRECPLLKNENKEHQKHRGDKENRRDLVPGNRDRKAAADMVVKRALAAWGDSSSDSEDPDEPKNVSMVAVHEEETVFNEIFALMAHTENEEEDNQVTLFDMKNDLDKYSLKKLRTLAKVMLDSVIELRSERDTMIVEFEILTENKGQFEDTMSRMVSLELNNSELKNQLCQFTEEAEKLNGKPNSLQAEIHEKLKNSETNLRLSLEKNNKLEKDIVKLKEELEKSLKWTKSSKLLSNVTNQSNFNKKGLGSLNISPPYNPHSKYVFVSDNLLCLHCGKNGHLKNECVSWRNSCERYSNYAERQNTPNERPGPTEPVSTHRFSKKKSVPAPRSFVSERSSSQCWYMDSGCSKHMTGDVKNFLSLKTLQGGGVSFGDGKKGYILGVGKVGRSLEDSIDNVYHVDGLKYSLLNVSQICDKGNEVKFTSEKCTVDLVRGLPKMKFAENKICEACVKGKQIRSSFKPKNQVTSSRTLELLHMDLCGPLKVQSRNGKKYILVIVHDYSRYTWMRFLRSKADTTDELVVFFKMIQTKLNQVV